In the genome of Actinomadura graeca, one region contains:
- a CDS encoding glycosyltransferase family 2 protein produces MSPTLDRHVVTAVLVAHDGARWLPETLKALLTQTRPVQRLVTVDTGSRDRGPAVLAEVIGAGRVLTLPRTTGYGEAVAEALRQDAASVPVPDDDPGNPRTEWVWLLHDDSVPEHDALAQLLRTAGTDPGMAVLGPKVRDFDDRRVLREVGVAVDAAGRRETGIDGHEFDQGQHDGVRDVLAVGSAGMLVRRDVWNRLGGFDPEYGMFRDDVDFCWRVHAAGYRVVVATDAVVYHAEAARRGLREIGMTAEAPSRVDRRNALHTLLANQPFAAMLRSLARNVWASLLHALCLLVTKRPDAARQELGALGDVLRAPGRLRRARAARADGRSRVYRSVRRFQPRWVVLRRGVERVSEFLAAHERHRDHDDVLSDAASDEPGPLRRLLARPGVLLVLALTAVTLAAERTLVTAGGRLGGGALVPAWGGAGDLWAQYASGWHPVGLGSDAGSPPYIGVLAALSTLLFGKPWLAVSVLLLGSVPLAGLTAYRAARVLVREPSLTGRRARASGRRVPVSAVRVWAAAVYALLPAATGAVAGGRLGTAAVLVLLPLIAVQVARMYGWAPSHEPAPHGSPHGSPHRDADARTRRKRAGRAAWAVALLLAVAMAFVPLVWPLALAGGGLAWALLGGPGRAGRRNLAIALGVPPLLLLPWTAGLLLHPSRFLLEAGLHHGPEPADAAGLLTLSPGGPGTPANWALAGLLAAAVCALPLRGRRNAVLAGWLLALFGLLVAIVTSAATVTKGADAAPPWPGVALIVAAAGILLAATAAVQRGTEVLAGKHLIYKAGGAVVVAAALTAPVLAAALWVAGGAGGPLGKTDPDAVPEFVVAPGGARTLVLRRDGSGRVSYTVLRDGRPRLGDAETPAGGAAGRRLDDLVAELAAGREGDDGPALTRMGIGYVLVPRPASDPVTGVLDASPELTRLSRTGTFAVWRLQSPTARMLLLDGPAVTPLPAGRSGARFHIAAGARPRTLLLAEASDGGWRASLDGRAVTSRTVDGWAQGYDIPAAGGDFELTRSMTARHTWIAVQGVAVLLVAVLALPGAQPDALMPTGERDRGRGRRVRSRIQTRVRDRVMDRIGGHTGEHARHGPRAALPAPREPAGALESARDTPAAGSAGPSGESLEERS; encoded by the coding sequence ACGCTCAAGGCGCTGCTGACGCAAACGCGGCCGGTGCAACGTCTCGTGACCGTGGACACCGGAAGCCGCGACCGCGGTCCCGCCGTGCTCGCCGAGGTGATCGGCGCCGGCCGGGTGCTCACGCTGCCCAGGACCACCGGCTACGGCGAGGCCGTCGCCGAGGCGCTCCGGCAGGACGCCGCGTCCGTGCCCGTCCCCGACGACGACCCGGGCAACCCGCGCACCGAGTGGGTCTGGCTGCTGCACGACGACTCCGTCCCCGAGCACGACGCCCTCGCGCAGCTGCTGCGGACGGCGGGCACCGACCCCGGCATGGCGGTGCTCGGGCCGAAGGTCCGCGACTTCGACGACCGCCGCGTCCTGCGGGAGGTCGGCGTCGCCGTGGACGCGGCGGGACGGCGCGAGACGGGCATCGACGGCCACGAGTTCGACCAGGGCCAGCACGACGGCGTCCGGGACGTCCTCGCGGTCGGCAGCGCCGGGATGCTCGTCCGCCGGGACGTGTGGAACAGGCTCGGCGGGTTCGACCCCGAATACGGGATGTTCCGCGACGACGTCGACTTCTGCTGGCGCGTCCACGCCGCGGGGTACCGCGTGGTGGTCGCGACCGACGCCGTCGTCTACCACGCCGAGGCGGCCCGCCGCGGCCTCCGCGAGATCGGCATGACCGCCGAGGCGCCGAGCCGCGTCGACCGCCGCAACGCGCTCCACACGCTGCTCGCCAACCAGCCGTTCGCGGCGATGCTGCGCTCGCTGGCCCGCAACGTCTGGGCGTCGCTGCTGCACGCGCTCTGCCTGCTGGTCACCAAGCGTCCCGACGCTGCGCGCCAGGAGCTCGGCGCGCTCGGCGACGTCCTGCGCGCGCCCGGAAGGCTGCGGCGGGCCCGCGCCGCGCGCGCCGACGGCCGGTCCCGCGTGTACCGCAGCGTCCGCCGGTTCCAGCCCCGGTGGGTCGTGCTGCGCCGCGGTGTCGAGAGGGTGTCGGAGTTCCTGGCCGCCCACGAGCGCCACCGCGACCACGACGACGTCCTCTCCGACGCCGCGTCCGACGAGCCCGGCCCGCTCAGGAGGCTGCTGGCGCGGCCCGGCGTGCTGCTCGTCCTCGCGCTGACGGCCGTCACGCTCGCCGCGGAGCGGACGCTCGTCACCGCCGGGGGGCGGCTCGGCGGCGGCGCGCTCGTCCCCGCGTGGGGCGGCGCGGGCGACCTGTGGGCGCAGTACGCCTCCGGGTGGCATCCGGTGGGGCTCGGCAGCGACGCCGGGAGCCCGCCGTACATCGGCGTCCTCGCGGCGCTGTCGACGCTGCTGTTCGGCAAGCCGTGGCTGGCCGTGTCGGTCCTGCTGCTGGGCAGCGTGCCCCTCGCCGGGCTGACCGCCTACCGCGCGGCGCGGGTGCTGGTGCGGGAGCCGTCGCTCACGGGACGCCGGGCGCGTGCGAGCGGGCGGCGGGTCCCGGTGTCGGCCGTCCGGGTGTGGGCCGCCGCCGTGTACGCGCTGCTGCCCGCCGCGACCGGCGCCGTCGCGGGCGGGCGGCTCGGCACCGCCGCCGTGCTCGTCCTCCTGCCGTTGATCGCCGTGCAGGTCGCCCGGATGTACGGCTGGGCGCCGTCGCACGAGCCGGCGCCGCACGGGTCGCCGCACGGGTCGCCGCACCGGGACGCCGACGCCCGCACGCGACGCAAGCGCGCCGGCCGCGCGGCGTGGGCCGTCGCGCTGCTGCTGGCGGTCGCGATGGCGTTCGTCCCGCTGGTGTGGCCACTGGCCCTGGCGGGCGGCGGGCTGGCGTGGGCGCTGCTCGGCGGGCCGGGACGGGCGGGCCGCCGCAACCTGGCCATCGCGCTGGGCGTCCCGCCGCTGCTGCTCCTGCCGTGGACGGCCGGGCTGCTGCTGCACCCGTCGCGCTTCCTGCTGGAGGCGGGCCTGCACCACGGGCCCGAGCCCGCCGACGCGGCCGGGCTGCTGACGCTGAGCCCGGGCGGGCCCGGCACGCCCGCGAACTGGGCGCTCGCCGGGCTGCTGGCGGCGGCGGTGTGCGCGCTTCCGCTGCGCGGGCGCCGCAACGCCGTCCTCGCCGGCTGGCTGCTGGCCCTCTTCGGGCTGCTCGTCGCGATCGTGACGAGCGCCGCGACCGTCACCAAGGGCGCGGACGCGGCGCCCCCCTGGCCCGGCGTCGCGCTGATCGTCGCGGCCGCCGGGATCCTGCTGGCCGCGACCGCCGCCGTCCAGCGCGGCACCGAGGTCCTCGCGGGCAAGCACCTGATCTACAAGGCGGGCGGCGCGGTCGTGGTCGCCGCCGCGCTCACCGCGCCGGTGCTGGCCGCGGCGCTGTGGGTGGCGGGCGGCGCGGGCGGCCCGCTCGGCAAGACCGACCCCGACGCGGTCCCCGAGTTCGTGGTGGCGCCGGGCGGCGCGCGCACCCTCGTCCTGCGGCGCGACGGCTCGGGCCGCGTGTCCTACACCGTCCTGCGCGACGGGCGCCCCCGGCTCGGTGACGCCGAGACCCCCGCGGGCGGAGCGGCCGGACGCCGCCTGGACGACCTCGTCGCCGAGCTCGCCGCCGGGCGCGAGGGCGACGACGGGCCGGCGCTGACCCGGATGGGCATCGGGTACGTCCTGGTGCCCCGTCCCGCGTCCGACCCGGTCACCGGCGTGCTGGACGCCTCGCCGGAGCTGACCCGCCTCAGCCGGACGGGCACCTTCGCAGTGTGGCGGCTCCAGTCGCCCACCGCGCGGATGCTGCTGCTGGACGGCCCGGCGGTCACGCCGCTGCCCGCGGGCAGGAGCGGCGCGCGCTTCCACATCGCGGCGGGTGCCCGCCCCCGCACGCTGCTGCTGGCCGAGGCGTCCGACGGCGGCTGGCGCGCCTCCCTCGACGGCCGGGCCGTCACGTCGCGGACCGTGGACGGCTGGGCCCAGGGCTACGACATCCCCGCCGCCGGAGGGGACTTCGAGCTGACGCGGAGCATGACGGCACGGCACACCTGGATCGCCGTGCAGGGCGTCGCGGTCCTGCTCGTCGCCGTGCTCGCGCTTCCGGGCGCGCAGCCCGACGCCCTGATGCCCACGGGGGAGCGCGACCGGGGCCGTGGACGCCGCGTCCGCAGCCGGATCCAGACCCGCGTCCGGGACCGCGTCATGGACCGCATCGGGGGGCACACCGGCGAGCACGCCCGCCACGGCCCCCGCGCGGCGCTCCCCGCGCCGCGCGAACCCGCGGGCGCCCTCGAATCCGCCCGTGACACCCCCGCGGCCGGGTCCGCGGGGCCGTCCGGCGAGAGCCTGGAGGAACGCTCCTGA